DNA from Chitinophaga pendula:
TCGTTCACTCTATCTATCAGATATTCTACTGTCTTCAGGCCTGAATCTCCGGATTCATGCAAGTGGATATCAATGCCTTTGTTATGATCCAATGCCAGCTTTATGATAAAGTCCATTGGTTTTTTGATCTCTCCGTCAACAGTGTAAGGATCTACTCCTCCAATAAAATCGATATTCATTTGGGCGGCTTCTTTCATCCACGGTGCAGCATCTGTATAAAAGAGACCATGCTGGGGGAACGCGACCAGTTCGGCTTCGAAACCCTGTTTTTTGCGTTCCAGTGCTTGCTGCAGGTGTTTTAAAGAAGTCAGCCCGGAGGTAGGTTCGATATTCACATGACTTCTGGCGAAGCCAGAACCGCAGGACTGTAGTAGCGCTATCAATTTTTCTGCCCGTTCTGTAGAGGTCTTCAGCATTTCGGGCAGGATCTTTTGTTCCAATGCGATCATCCCTTTTACGCCTCCCGTTCTTTTCCTTACCGCTTGCCAGGAGCCCCCATAAAAAGTTTTGTCAAGGTGAATATGCATATCCCTGAAGGAAGGTAGCATTAGCAGTCCTTTTGCATCTACGGCACTTGCGGATGGCGCATTCGGTAAAATAGCCGCGAACTTGCCGTCGACAATTTCGACGGTAAAAAGGTCTGTTTTGGTGGCTATTACTTCCTCCCCATCGTATTCGAAGCCGGTCTCCAACCGTACATTCTTCAACTTCAGCCTTTTTAGTATAGTCAGCGGTTCTTTAAGCGACACGGGAGTTTCTCCTCCTTTACCTATGAGCCAGGAGGGAGCAATACCGACGCCGAGCGTGGTCATAAAGGAATTTCTAATAAAATCTTTTCTGGAAATATTTACTGGAGGCATGACTGTTTATCTTTCACCTCAAAGATAAACCTGTCTTATTTCTGATATAGGTATACTTTATAACATTCCCTGTAGCATTTATAAATATGCTCTCTTCTATGCGTGGGTTGCTACCATTTTTCTTGCTGCAGGTCTGAAATACCAGGAAGTAACAGTCAGTAACAGTAATAATAATGAAGGAAATATCTGCGCAACAGGATCACCCGATGCGAGATGTGAGAGTATTGCTCCTGACATAGAAAAGAAGAAGCCCGCATAAGCCCATTCCTTCAGCAACGGGAATCTAGGGATTAATACTGCAATAGCACCGAGCAGTTTCCATATCCCTAATATTGTAAGAAAATAAATGGGATACCCTAGGTGTGTAATGACCTCTACTTCTGCTTTCACCTTTAACAGCTGTACGATCCCGGTTGACACCATTCCCAGTGAGAGCCATAGTGTAGCGATCCAATAGATGATTTTGTTTCTTTTTGTCATCGTCTCTTATTTTTTGGGTTTGTAGTTTTTCATAATTGACTCCAGTTTATTAAATCTATCTTCCCATAACTGGCGGAAGGGCTCAATAAAATCTGCTATCTCCTTTATTTTCTGGGGGTTCAGGTGATAATAGATTTCTCTGCCGTTTTGTTCCTGGTTGAGTAGTTCGCACTCAGTTAATATTTGCAGATGTTTGGAAACGGTAGGTCTTGCCGTATCGAAATTAGCGGCTATGGCTCCTGCTGTCATTGATTGTGAAGCGACTAGTAATAGTATTGCTCTCCGGGTCGGATCTGCTATGGCCTGGAAGACATCTCGTCTTAAATTCATTGCGTAGCTATTTGACTACAAATATACATGTAGCTATTTAACTACGCAAATTTTTTCTTTGAATTGGCATTTATTGAGTTTGGCGAGGGGTTAAAATAGAAAAGCCGGCATAATGCCGGCTTTTCTATTTTAATATTAATCGCCCTGAAGCAGTAGTACGTCTTCCCAAGGGATAGGTTGTGCCGTCAAGGCTTCCAGTAGTACCAGTCCGGTTCCTGCGATGCCCTGCT
Protein-coding regions in this window:
- a CDS encoding amidohydrolase family protein encodes the protein MTTLGVGIAPSWLIGKGGETPVSLKEPLTILKRLKLKNVRLETGFEYDGEEVIATKTDLFTVEIVDGKFAAILPNAPSASAVDAKGLLMLPSFRDMHIHLDKTFYGGSWQAVRKRTGGVKGMIALEQKILPEMLKTSTERAEKLIALLQSCGSGFARSHVNIEPTSGLTSLKHLQQALERKKQGFEAELVAFPQHGLFYTDAAPWMKEAAQMNIDFIGGVDPYTVDGEIKKPMDFIIKLALDHNKGIDIHLHESGDSGLKTVEYLIDRVNENPVLKGKTYLSHCFVLGRLEKSKQEEMADKLAQAQIGIMSTIPFGGLIMPIPTLYKYGVQVGTGNDSIIDHWNTWGTGSVLQKANLMAQLYGYGTEYQLSRSLKLATYNLVPLDDKGKQQWPGIGDDANVVLIDASCSAEAVSRISPVRSLIHKGTVVF
- a CDS encoding DoxX family protein; this translates as MTKRNKIIYWIATLWLSLGMVSTGIVQLLKVKAEVEVITHLGYPIYFLTILGIWKLLGAIAVLIPRFPLLKEWAYAGFFFSMSGAILSHLASGDPVAQIFPSLLLLLLTVTSWYFRPAARKMVATHA
- a CDS encoding ArsR/SmtB family transcription factor; this encodes MNLRRDVFQAIADPTRRAILLLVASQSMTAGAIAANFDTARPTVSKHLQILTECELLNQEQNGREIYYHLNPQKIKEIADFIEPFRQLWEDRFNKLESIMKNYKPKK